A portion of the Burkholderia pseudomultivorans genome contains these proteins:
- the dnaN gene encoding DNA polymerase III subunit beta: MQLVKTERDTLLRPLQTVSGIVERRHTLPILANLLITKNGPDVSFLSTDLELQITTRADFGVGGDQVATTVAARKLLDILRAMPDGQVTLSLADKRLTVQSGKSRFALQTLAADEFPTVAQAKDFGASLTVPQKSFRQLLGMVHFAMAQQDIRYYLNGMLLVVDGDQLMAVATDGHRLAFSSMKLEGGTFGRQEVIVPRKTILELQRLLEDIDDTVTIDIAQTQAKFTFGQVELVSKLVEGKFPDFQRVIPKAHKNTFEIGREELQRSLQRAAILTSDKFKGVRCIVAPGQLKIMSTNADQEEAQEELEIAYQGDTVDIGFNVTYLLDVLANLKVDTVQVSLGDASSSALITVPENDEFKYVVMPMRI; encoded by the coding sequence ATGCAACTGGTCAAGACCGAACGAGACACCCTCCTCAGGCCGCTGCAAACGGTCAGCGGCATCGTCGAACGCCGTCATACGTTGCCGATCCTCGCCAACCTGCTGATCACCAAGAACGGCCCGGACGTGTCTTTCCTGTCGACCGACCTGGAACTGCAGATCACGACGCGCGCCGATTTCGGCGTCGGCGGCGACCAGGTTGCGACCACCGTCGCGGCGCGCAAGCTGCTCGACATCCTGCGCGCGATGCCTGACGGCCAGGTCACGCTGTCGCTCGCCGACAAGCGCCTGACCGTTCAATCGGGCAAGAGCCGCTTCGCACTGCAGACGCTCGCGGCCGACGAGTTCCCGACCGTCGCGCAGGCGAAGGATTTCGGCGCGAGCCTGACGGTTCCGCAGAAGTCGTTCCGCCAGCTGCTCGGCATGGTGCACTTCGCGATGGCGCAGCAGGACATCCGCTACTACCTGAACGGCATGCTGCTCGTCGTCGACGGCGACCAGCTGATGGCCGTGGCCACCGACGGCCACCGCCTCGCGTTCTCGTCGATGAAGCTCGAAGGCGGCACGTTCGGCCGCCAGGAAGTGATCGTCCCGCGCAAGACCATTCTCGAACTGCAGCGCCTGCTCGAGGACATCGACGACACCGTCACGATCGACATCGCGCAGACCCAGGCCAAGTTCACGTTCGGCCAGGTCGAGCTGGTGTCGAAGCTGGTCGAGGGCAAGTTCCCCGACTTCCAGCGCGTGATCCCGAAGGCGCACAAGAACACGTTCGAGATCGGCCGCGAAGAACTGCAGCGTTCGCTGCAGCGCGCGGCGATTCTCACGTCGGACAAGTTCAAGGGCGTGCGCTGCATCGTCGCACCGGGCCAGCTGAAGATCATGTCGACCAACGCCGACCAGGAAGAGGCGCAGGAAGAACTCGAAATCGCGTACCAGGGCGATACGGTCGACATCGGCTTCAACGTCACCTATCTGCTCGACGTGCTCGCGAACCTGAAGGTCGACACCGTGCAGGTGAGCCTCGGCGACGCCAGCTCGAGCGCGCTGATCACGGTGCCCGAGAACGACGAGTTCAAGTATGTCGTGATGCCGATGCGCATCTGA
- a CDS encoding DEAD/DEAH box helicase → MLDPIGGFARIRNFFISYVETNFRIADPTTAEQRRKLLEAVNVLATEPYIEPVLRYEAHDEKIEDLADRNDGPLAPLSKAGRVAFAELALSGLFEGKPHSGPIRRESFYAPYRHQVEMLRRGLLPGHPGIVTSGTGSGKTESFMLPVLAALANEAVNWPAPSSSYLQSDWWKTPNSRWVSRRAGESRPAAVRALVLYPMNALVEDQMVRLRRTLDSEEARKVMDERFSGNRIFFGQYTSASPVTGHETHPRLAAEKQERERRSRRGAKLRAAMQAIERNQNAARSHDDKQKELAEANGTRVPDLTRYIFPSADGGEMSSRWDMQAAPPDILVTNASMLGAMLSREVEDPIFEQTKTWLQSSEDAFFYLVFDELHLIRGSAGTEIAFLIKALIERLGLDAPEHRHKLRILASSASLPMDGDPGIQSRTYLRDLFAPFGTSRGPSDAGSTSPDFWAECVVRGVAAIPKGALAKVDPEPFTALFREAIDPASGFIARLKEDASLDERIKLAGRALGVEAGSMEECIKRLAERAAAILTDACRDGDGVRAFSVIHVAQRIFGSQTQNGEDALRGLMLARALPESGLWPVRVHPDTPAFRMHSFIRNIEGLFAAPYLVGKETRFRHLTVERGLTHAAPSAERKRGSRLFELLYCEACGDLFVGGQRGQKSSLTPATELLPASADLEHLPERAASEYYDRMTLDEFAVFWPRREECAKSEKDYDRWEHAHLHVDTGVVTRGRDVPPGNIGGYLYFQNPPAASSKGKTVGKATAQPFCCPNCGTDYSNRPATSRSRSPIRAFRTGVTKASQLVATELFELLHAVGAEPKGIVFSDSRQDAANQALEVERLHLRDLRREVLVTVAKRAVEQLRKDWMTQEQFSQRMQQLIAEDKSDELVGLARKYKQQGGDARDRSKVKLSHLLQSNDESQSLGELVKEFIKLGIHPFDEVGLKRFDKLPWYRLFEQDGESYTFSHQLSQASRASLNGEILEEQYELVDDVIFANTFFALEETGLAYPTVSGTSGSDVEELDAWLRVFASAWRVRNNRFVNADSLNEWVSGGDVKHKRTVKFAEKVFGSSGFVDGLSRVLQNLSDKGHRSGIFEIGDLYLKVAEETDPYWRCGNCGRVHLHLGLKRCTRCATALSTEHTGKVSELWASNFLARRIVRGANDDVSRFRLRVEELTGQTDDFAARLRSFKGIFVGNETEIERRATEIDMLSVTTTMEVGIDIGALQSVYQGNMPPQRFNYQQRVGRAGRRGQAFSFVVTFCRGRSHDAYYFAHPSAITGDAPPPPFLAVTHDPIPLRLMRKVWLRAAFAVLRDSCAEHGREYPGDLLVPPDVHGEYVTTNDYYFDETSNWPHKLRHALLQTIAVRDKYLETATFDPLQRERLRASATVDGLLQEIASLKAQAPAASFGLARFLAEQGLLPMYGMPTRVRDLYLGLRDRKDNALEDAEWSTMDRDLDLAVFEYAPGSILVKDKLKHTVIGFTGALSDPQPRRGVGLEARVVSNWKESTSYIAFCRECGSAKHSDHMPASAIACDDCHREIDAEDFHTYVTPAAFRTDFKPKSEVDDIGRMAVRTVATVLHEGERVDCGGISVRRGADATIMQLNNGVAGDDDEGQRFTVALAQSNSFAGGVSIVGDQAIEVSYLDRQRGLWNVDASSRQQFGLVAKKKTEALYLELREFDRRLTLDRVARIGDSSHLATRAAAISATQILVQKAALELDVSADEFDALEPRLRSGLPMLQMADSLINGSGLCRRLGESVSQGRPPKIVEILHSILDDAAAWPLLDILSVDREGAHTERCRSSCYRCIQRYGNRRYHGLLDWRLGLAYLRAMSNPEYACGLGKGDDVFPEIVGWKDWAHELAQSVADMRKGTLRYQSLPHSGLPCLTVTNLEGVTVSRIAVVHPLWRVDEDYAKAILGKDWSEELDYVDTFVLERRPLREIAKRIHDQA, encoded by the coding sequence GTGCTTGATCCGATTGGCGGCTTTGCTCGTATCAGAAACTTCTTTATTTCCTACGTAGAGACCAACTTTCGTATAGCAGATCCGACTACCGCAGAGCAGCGACGCAAGCTCTTAGAGGCTGTCAACGTGCTTGCGACTGAACCATATATCGAGCCCGTCCTACGATACGAGGCTCATGACGAAAAGATCGAAGATCTTGCGGACAGGAACGACGGGCCCCTCGCTCCTCTCAGCAAAGCGGGGCGCGTGGCGTTTGCGGAACTGGCATTGTCGGGACTGTTCGAGGGTAAACCTCACAGCGGCCCTATTCGACGAGAGTCGTTCTACGCGCCCTATCGTCACCAGGTCGAAATGTTGCGACGCGGCTTGTTGCCCGGCCATCCCGGAATAGTGACGTCAGGAACCGGATCAGGAAAAACGGAGAGCTTCATGCTGCCAGTTTTGGCGGCGCTCGCGAACGAGGCTGTGAATTGGCCCGCGCCGTCGTCGAGCTACTTGCAATCAGATTGGTGGAAGACGCCGAATTCGCGTTGGGTTTCAAGGCGTGCCGGTGAATCCAGGCCCGCTGCAGTTCGGGCGCTCGTGCTCTATCCGATGAATGCGCTCGTCGAAGATCAAATGGTTCGCTTACGCCGGACGCTGGATTCGGAAGAAGCCAGAAAGGTGATGGATGAACGCTTTTCTGGGAATAGGATTTTTTTTGGCCAATATACGAGCGCAAGCCCCGTTACCGGGCACGAAACCCATCCCAGACTGGCAGCAGAGAAGCAGGAGAGGGAACGGCGCTCGCGACGTGGCGCTAAACTGCGTGCAGCGATGCAAGCGATCGAGCGCAACCAGAATGCGGCCCGCTCGCATGATGACAAGCAGAAGGAGCTGGCGGAAGCGAACGGAACTCGAGTGCCGGATCTGACGCGATACATTTTTCCTTCAGCGGATGGCGGGGAGATGTCGTCACGATGGGACATGCAAGCCGCGCCACCAGATATCCTGGTCACGAACGCGTCTATGCTGGGTGCAATGCTGTCGCGAGAGGTTGAAGACCCAATCTTCGAGCAGACCAAAACGTGGTTGCAGTCCAGCGAAGACGCATTCTTCTATCTTGTTTTCGACGAGCTTCACCTCATTAGAGGGTCCGCCGGCACGGAAATAGCTTTTCTCATCAAGGCGCTGATCGAGCGATTGGGGCTCGACGCTCCGGAGCACCGCCATAAACTGAGGATACTCGCGTCGTCGGCCTCTCTGCCGATGGACGGAGATCCCGGTATTCAATCTCGCACGTATCTCAGAGATCTGTTCGCGCCTTTCGGAACTAGCCGCGGCCCCTCCGATGCCGGCTCTACGTCTCCTGACTTTTGGGCCGAATGCGTTGTTCGCGGTGTGGCGGCGATTCCTAAGGGAGCACTTGCCAAAGTCGATCCTGAACCGTTCACTGCGCTCTTTCGAGAAGCTATCGATCCGGCTAGCGGTTTTATCGCGCGACTCAAAGAGGACGCCTCGCTCGACGAGCGAATTAAGCTGGCCGGACGCGCCTTGGGTGTGGAGGCCGGATCGATGGAAGAGTGCATCAAGCGTCTCGCCGAAAGGGCAGCGGCAATCCTGACCGATGCTTGTCGCGACGGAGACGGTGTGCGAGCGTTTTCCGTCATCCATGTCGCTCAGCGAATCTTCGGAAGCCAAACTCAGAACGGCGAAGACGCCCTTCGAGGGCTCATGCTCGCCCGCGCTCTGCCGGAATCAGGGTTATGGCCGGTCCGAGTGCATCCGGATACGCCGGCGTTTCGAATGCATTCCTTCATTCGAAACATCGAAGGGCTGTTCGCCGCGCCGTATCTTGTCGGTAAAGAGACGCGATTCAGACATCTGACCGTGGAGCGAGGGCTCACACATGCCGCCCCTTCTGCTGAGCGCAAGCGTGGCAGCAGGCTCTTCGAGCTTCTGTATTGCGAGGCCTGCGGTGATTTATTTGTAGGTGGTCAACGAGGTCAGAAGAGCAGTTTGACTCCGGCCACCGAGCTCCTCCCGGCATCGGCGGACTTGGAGCATTTGCCCGAACGTGCTGCGTCGGAGTACTACGATCGGATGACGCTCGATGAGTTCGCAGTGTTCTGGCCTCGTCGCGAGGAGTGTGCGAAATCCGAGAAAGACTACGATCGATGGGAGCATGCGCACCTCCATGTGGATACAGGCGTTGTCACGCGAGGTCGGGACGTACCCCCCGGGAACATTGGAGGGTACTTGTACTTCCAGAATCCACCCGCAGCTTCCAGCAAAGGCAAAACCGTGGGAAAGGCAACGGCACAGCCTTTCTGTTGTCCGAACTGCGGTACCGATTATTCGAACCGTCCTGCGACAAGTCGATCCCGGTCCCCTATTCGTGCGTTCAGAACCGGTGTCACCAAAGCCTCTCAACTTGTCGCAACGGAACTGTTCGAACTGTTGCATGCAGTTGGTGCCGAGCCGAAGGGCATCGTATTTTCAGATAGCCGGCAGGACGCTGCGAATCAGGCGTTGGAAGTCGAACGGCTGCATTTGCGGGATCTTCGTCGAGAGGTTCTTGTCACCGTCGCGAAACGTGCCGTCGAGCAACTTCGGAAAGATTGGATGACGCAAGAGCAATTCTCGCAGCGCATGCAACAACTGATAGCCGAAGATAAATCAGACGAGCTTGTCGGACTCGCAAGAAAATACAAGCAGCAGGGCGGTGACGCGCGAGATAGATCGAAGGTCAAGCTAAGCCACCTCCTGCAAAGCAATGACGAGTCGCAATCGCTTGGCGAACTCGTGAAGGAGTTCATCAAGTTGGGCATTCATCCATTCGACGAAGTCGGCCTGAAACGTTTCGATAAGTTGCCTTGGTATCGTCTCTTCGAACAGGATGGGGAAAGCTACACGTTTAGCCATCAACTTTCACAGGCGTCGAGGGCATCGCTCAATGGCGAGATCCTCGAAGAGCAATACGAACTTGTCGATGACGTCATTTTTGCGAATACGTTCTTCGCACTCGAAGAGACCGGGTTGGCGTATCCGACGGTGTCGGGCACCAGTGGCAGCGATGTGGAGGAATTAGACGCATGGTTGCGTGTTTTCGCGAGCGCTTGGCGAGTTAGAAACAATCGCTTCGTGAATGCCGACAGCCTGAACGAGTGGGTCTCGGGGGGAGATGTAAAGCACAAGCGCACCGTAAAATTTGCCGAGAAGGTTTTTGGATCTTCCGGCTTCGTCGATGGACTTTCGAGGGTTCTTCAAAATCTCTCGGATAAGGGGCATAGGAGCGGCATCTTCGAAATTGGGGACCTCTATCTGAAGGTTGCAGAGGAAACAGACCCGTACTGGCGATGCGGAAATTGCGGTCGCGTTCATTTGCATCTCGGTCTCAAACGATGCACGCGGTGTGCAACTGCCCTCTCAACCGAGCATACCGGTAAAGTGAGCGAGCTGTGGGCATCAAACTTCCTGGCGCGCCGCATTGTGCGTGGAGCGAACGATGACGTCAGTCGCTTCAGATTGCGAGTCGAGGAGCTCACTGGCCAAACTGACGACTTCGCTGCTCGCCTCCGTAGCTTTAAGGGCATATTCGTTGGCAACGAAACTGAGATCGAGAGACGTGCGACCGAGATCGACATGTTGTCCGTCACTACGACCATGGAGGTCGGCATTGACATCGGTGCACTTCAGAGCGTCTATCAAGGCAACATGCCGCCCCAACGATTCAACTATCAGCAACGGGTGGGACGTGCGGGTCGTCGGGGTCAAGCCTTCTCATTCGTAGTTACGTTCTGCCGCGGGCGAAGCCACGATGCATACTATTTCGCTCATCCATCGGCCATTACAGGCGACGCGCCTCCGCCTCCGTTTCTCGCTGTGACTCATGACCCTATACCGCTGCGTCTTATGCGGAAGGTCTGGTTGAGAGCAGCATTCGCCGTGTTGCGAGATAGCTGTGCCGAGCACGGCCGCGAGTATCCGGGTGACTTGCTCGTGCCGCCGGACGTGCATGGCGAGTACGTCACGACCAACGACTATTATTTCGATGAAACGTCGAACTGGCCGCACAAGCTGCGGCACGCGCTTTTGCAAACCATCGCGGTACGAGATAAGTATCTCGAAACTGCGACTTTTGATCCTTTGCAGCGGGAGCGCTTGAGGGCCAGCGCTACCGTTGATGGACTGCTTCAGGAAATTGCATCGCTTAAGGCGCAGGCACCCGCCGCATCATTCGGGCTCGCGCGCTTCCTTGCGGAGCAGGGCTTGCTTCCGATGTATGGTATGCCCACCCGAGTTCGCGATCTATATCTTGGACTTCGCGATCGTAAAGACAATGCTCTGGAAGACGCAGAATGGTCGACGATGGACCGAGATCTGGACTTGGCGGTATTTGAGTATGCCCCGGGATCGATCCTTGTCAAGGACAAACTAAAGCACACCGTTATCGGCTTCACGGGTGCCCTTTCCGATCCGCAGCCAAGGCGTGGCGTTGGGCTAGAGGCGCGCGTGGTCTCGAATTGGAAGGAGTCGACGAGTTACATCGCGTTTTGCCGAGAATGTGGCTCGGCGAAACATAGTGACCACATGCCGGCTTCCGCCATTGCTTGCGATGACTGCCACCGTGAAATCGATGCAGAGGACTTCCACACCTATGTTACGCCCGCAGCGTTTCGGACGGACTTCAAGCCTAAAAGTGAGGTTGACGACATAGGTCGAATGGCTGTCAGAACAGTTGCCACCGTCTTGCACGAAGGCGAACGAGTCGACTGCGGCGGCATTTCCGTCCGTCGGGGAGCCGATGCGACGATCATGCAGCTAAATAACGGCGTTGCTGGTGATGACGATGAAGGCCAGCGGTTCACCGTTGCGCTTGCCCAGAGCAATTCTTTCGCCGGAGGCGTGTCCATTGTTGGAGATCAAGCCATTGAGGTCTCTTATCTCGACCGGCAGCGCGGCTTGTGGAACGTCGACGCGAGTTCTCGACAGCAGTTCGGGCTCGTAGCCAAAAAAAAGACGGAGGCGCTGTATTTGGAGCTGCGAGAGTTTGATCGACGCTTGACTCTGGATAGAGTAGCTCGCATCGGCGATTCGTCGCACTTGGCAACGCGAGCAGCTGCAATTAGCGCGACGCAGATCTTGGTTCAGAAGGCGGCACTCGAGCTCGATGTCTCGGCTGACGAGTTTGACGCGCTCGAGCCTCGACTGCGCTCTGGCCTTCCGATGCTTCAAATGGCGGACTCGTTGATCAACGGGTCCGGGTTGTGCCGCAGGCTCGGCGAGTCGGTCAGCCAGGGACGCCCTCCAAAGATTGTCGAGATACTTCACAGTATCCTGGACGACGCAGCGGCGTGGCCATTGCTAGACATTTTGAGCGTCGACCGGGAAGGCGCCCATACTGAAAGGTGCCGTTCGTCTTGCTATCGCTGTATCCAACGATACGGAAATCGCCGCTATCACGGTCTTCTTGACTGGCGATTGGGTCTCGCATACCTACGGGCAATGTCGAATCCCGAGTATGCGTGTGGCCTCGGAAAGGGAGACGATGTTTTTCCCGAGATTGTTGGATGGAAAGACTGGGCTCATGAGCTCGCTCAGTCGGTAGCAGATATGCGTAAGGGTACGCTCCGTTACCAGTCCCTTCCTCATAGCGGTTTGCCGTGCCTGACTGTGACTAACCTCGAAGGAGTGACAGTCTCGCGGATCGCTGTTGTTCATCCGCTCTGGCGCGTAGATGAGGACTACGCGAAAGCGATCCTGGGGAAAGACTGGTCCGAGGAGCTGGACTACGTAGACACGTTTGTGCTTGAGCGCCGACCTTTGAGGGAGATCGCGAAACGCATACACGATCAGGCATAG
- a CDS encoding IS3 family transposase (programmed frameshift): MKKRFTEEQIIGILKEAEAGLKPAELCRKYGISEATYYNWKAKFGGMTVSEAQRLKELEQENSKLKRLLAESMLDNAALKDLLARKLASPQAKREAVRILMTERAMGVTRACGLVGISRSLFHYESRRRVDDEALTGRMMAIAAQKRRYGYRRIHVLLQRDGCFANHKRIWRLYSKAGLSVRKRRRKRIAAVERTPLPLATGPNQSWSMDFVSDGLAYGRRFRCLNVVDDYTRECLAIEVDTSLPGLRVQQVLERLKEMRGLPASITVDNGPEFAGKVLDAWAYEAGVTLSFIRPGKPVENAYIESFNGRFRDECLNEHWFVSMRHAKRLIEEWRIEYNTERPHSSLGYLTPVQFARAHDAKQQFLTSDSNCGSD; encoded by the exons ATGAAAAAGCGATTCACCGAAGAACAGATCATCGGCATCTTGAAGGAAGCCGAGGCTGGCCTGAAGCCGGCGGAGCTGTGTCGCAAGTACGGCATCTCGGAAGCGACCTACTACAACTGGAAAGCGAAGTTCGGCGGGATGACGGTCTCCGAAGCTCAGCGCCTGAAGGAACTGGAGCAGGAGAACAGCAAGCTCAAGCGACTGTTAGCCGAATCGATGCTCGACAACGCCGCGCTGAAGGACCTGCTGGCTCGAAAGT TAGCAAGCCCGCAGGCCAAGCGCGAAGCGGTCCGGATATTGATGACCGAACGTGCCATGGGTGTTACCCGGGCCTGCGGGCTGGTAGGGATTTCGCGCTCGCTGTTCCACTACGAATCACGCCGCCGAGTTGATGACGAAGCGCTGACTGGCCGGATGATGGCCATCGCCGCGCAGAAGCGCCGCTACGGCTATCGCCGGATTCACGTGCTGTTGCAGCGGGATGGCTGCTTCGCCAACCACAAGCGCATCTGGCGCCTGTACAGCAAGGCGGGGCTGAGCGTGCGCAAGCGGCGACGCAAGCGTATTGCGGCTGTCGAGCGCACGCCGCTGCCGTTAGCAACAGGCCCGAATCAGAGCTGGTCGATGGACTTCGTTTCTGACGGGCTGGCCTATGGTCGGCGGTTTCGATGCCTGAACGTGGTCGACGACTACACGCGCGAGTGCTTGGCCATCGAGGTCGATACTTCGCTGCCGGGCCTACGAGTGCAGCAAGTGCTCGAGCGGCTCAAGGAGATGCGAGGCTTACCCGCATCCATCACGGTCGACAACGGGCCGGAGTTCGCTGGTAAGGTGCTGGATGCATGGGCCTACGAAGCCGGTGTCACGCTGTCGTTCATTCGGCCTGGCAAGCCGGTGGAGAATGCCTATATCGAGAGCTTCAACGGGCGGTTCCGCGATGAATGCCTGAACGAGCACTGGTTCGTCTCAATGCGCCACGCCAAGCGGCTGATTGAGGAATGGCGTATCGAGTACAACACCGAGCGGCCTCATAGTTCACTCGGCTATCTGACGCCGGTGCAGTTCGCGCGGGCGCACGATGCAAAGCAGCAGTTTTTAACCTCGGACTCTAACTGCGGTTCGGACTAA
- the gyrB gene encoding DNA topoisomerase (ATP-hydrolyzing) subunit B, translated as MSEQHNSQPDNSSYGASSIQILEGLEAVRKRPGMYIGDTSDGTGLHHLVFEVLDNSIDEALAGYCNDIHVTIHADNSISVTDNGRGIPTDVKMNDKHEPKRSAAEIVMTELHAGGKFDQNSYKVSGGLHGVGVSCVNALSSWLRLTVRRNGKKHFMEFHRGVAQDRVLEKIDGEEVSPMQIIGDTENRGTEVHFMADPTIFGTVEYHYDILAKRMRELSFLNNGVRIRLTDLRSGKEDDFAFAGGVKGFVEYINKTKSNLHPTIFHVNGEKDGVGVEVAMQWNDSYNENVLCFTNNIPQRDGGTHLTGLRAAMTRVINKYIADNEIAKKAKVETTGDDMREGLSCVLSVKVPEPKFSSQTKDKLVSSEVRAPVEEVVAKALEEFLLETPNDAKIICGKIVEAARARDAARKAREMTRRKGVLDGVGLPGKLADCQEKDPSKSEIYIVEGDSAGGSAKQGRDRKFQAILPLRGKVLNVEKARYDKLLSSEQIVTLVTALGCGIGKDDYNLDKLRYHRIIIMTDADVDGAHIRTLLLTFFYRQMPEMVERGYVYIAQPPLYKIKAGKDERYLKDDAELNAHMLRLALQGSELVPSENAVPISGDALGELARSYLMSQSVIERLGRLYDPAALEAIMDGVVVDLSSEASTEASAKAMHAALHDDTLKNEVRVVPSYDPVRELRSLRVERAHHGNVRVSVIDEEFQHTADYQQLVTTAKTFEGLIQAGAVIKRGERSMAVSDFKSAMKWLLADAERNVSKQRYKGLGEMNPEQLWETTMDPTVRRLLRVQIEDAIAADGIFTTLMGDEVEPRRAFIESNALRAGNIDV; from the coding sequence ATGAGTGAACAGCACAATTCGCAACCCGATAACAGCAGCTACGGCGCCTCGTCGATCCAGATCCTCGAAGGTCTGGAAGCGGTGCGCAAGCGCCCCGGGATGTACATCGGCGACACGTCGGACGGCACCGGTCTGCATCACCTCGTGTTCGAGGTGCTCGACAACTCGATCGATGAAGCGCTGGCGGGTTACTGCAACGACATCCACGTGACGATTCATGCGGACAACTCGATCTCGGTGACCGACAACGGCCGCGGGATCCCGACCGACGTGAAGATGAACGACAAGCACGAGCCGAAGCGCAGCGCCGCCGAGATCGTGATGACCGAGCTGCATGCGGGCGGCAAGTTCGACCAGAACAGCTACAAGGTGTCGGGCGGCCTGCACGGCGTCGGCGTGTCGTGCGTGAACGCGCTGTCGAGCTGGCTGCGCCTGACCGTGCGCCGCAACGGCAAGAAGCATTTCATGGAGTTCCATCGCGGCGTCGCGCAGGATCGCGTGCTCGAGAAGATCGACGGCGAGGAAGTGTCGCCGATGCAGATCATCGGCGATACCGAGAACCGCGGCACCGAAGTCCACTTCATGGCCGACCCGACGATCTTCGGGACCGTCGAGTATCACTACGACATTCTCGCGAAGCGGATGCGCGAGCTTTCGTTCCTGAACAACGGCGTGCGGATCCGTCTCACCGACCTGCGTTCGGGCAAGGAAGACGATTTCGCATTCGCCGGCGGCGTGAAGGGCTTCGTCGAGTACATCAACAAGACGAAGAGCAACCTGCACCCGACGATTTTCCACGTCAACGGCGAGAAGGACGGCGTGGGCGTGGAAGTCGCGATGCAGTGGAACGACAGCTACAACGAGAACGTGCTGTGCTTCACGAACAACATCCCGCAGCGGGATGGCGGCACGCACCTGACCGGCCTGCGTGCGGCGATGACGCGCGTGATCAACAAGTACATCGCCGATAACGAGATCGCGAAGAAGGCGAAGGTCGAGACGACCGGCGACGACATGCGCGAAGGCTTGTCGTGCGTGCTGTCCGTGAAGGTGCCGGAGCCGAAGTTCAGCTCGCAGACGAAGGACAAGCTGGTTTCTTCGGAAGTGCGGGCGCCGGTCGAGGAAGTGGTGGCGAAGGCGCTGGAAGAATTCCTGCTGGAAACGCCGAACGACGCGAAGATCATCTGCGGGAAGATCGTCGAGGCTGCGCGCGCGCGTGATGCTGCTCGGAAGGCGCGCGAGATGACGCGCCGCAAGGGCGTGCTCGACGGCGTCGGCCTGCCGGGCAAGCTCGCGGACTGCCAGGAGAAAGATCCGTCGAAGTCGGAAATCTATATCGTCGAGGGCGACTCGGCAGGCGGCTCGGCGAAGCAAGGGCGTGACCGCAAATTCCAGGCGATCCTGCCGCTGCGCGGCAAGGTGCTGAACGTCGAGAAGGCGCGCTACGACAAGCTGCTGTCGTCGGAGCAGATCGTCACGCTCGTGACGGCGCTCGGCTGCGGGATCGGCAAGGACGATTACAACCTCGACAAGCTGCGTTATCACCGCATCATCATCATGACCGACGCGGACGTCGACGGTGCGCACATCCGGACGCTGCTGCTCACGTTCTTCTATCGGCAAATGCCGGAAATGGTCGAGCGCGGGTATGTATATATCGCGCAGCCGCCGCTTTACAAGATCAAGGCGGGCAAGGACGAGCGGTATCTGAAGGACGATGCGGAGCTGAACGCGCATATGCTGCGCCTGGCGCTGCAAGGCTCGGAGCTGGTGCCGAGCGAGAATGCGGTGCCGATTTCGGGCGATGCGCTCGGGGAGCTGGCGCGGTCGTATCTGATGTCGCAGAGCGTGATCGAGCGGTTGGGCCGGTTGTATGACCCGGCGGCGCTCGAGGCAATCATGGATGGCGTTGTGGTGGATCTGTCCAGCGAGGCTTCGACGGAGGCTTCGGCGAAGGCGATGCATGCGGCGTTGCATGACGACACGCTGAAGAATGAAGTGCGGGTTGTGCCTTCGTATGATCCGGTGCGGGAGCTGCGGTCGCTGCGGGTTGAGCGCGCGCATCATGGGAATGTGCGCGTTTCGGTTATCGATGAAGAGTTCCAGCATACGGCGGATTATCAGCAGCTTGTGACTACCGCTAAGACGTTCGAAGGGCTCATTCAGGCCGGTGCGGTCATCAAGCGCGGCGAGCGCAGCATGGCTGTGAGCGACTTCAAGAGTGCGATGAAGTGGCTGCTTGCTGATGCCGAGCGCAACGTGTCGAAGCAGCGCTATAAGGGGCTGGGTGAGATGAACCCCGAGCAGCTGTGGGAAACGACGATGGATCCGACTGTGCGGCGGTTGCTGCGCGTGCAGATCGAAGATGCGATCGCGGCGGATGGGATCTTTACTACCCTCATGGGGGATGAGGTCGAGCCGCGGAGAGCGTTTATTGAGTCGAATGCGTTGAGGGCGGGGAATATTGACGTTTGA